Proteins from one Gossypium raimondii isolate GPD5lz chromosome 8, ASM2569854v1, whole genome shotgun sequence genomic window:
- the LOC105789980 gene encoding pumilio homolog 2 — MLSELDRRPMIGSSEGSFGDDLEKEIGLLLREQHSRQDADDLERELNLYRSGSAPPTVEGSLSAVGGLFGGATSSAGTGGGFSASAFSAFAGVKNGNGFASEEELRSDPAYHSYYYSNVNLNPRLPPPLLSKEDWKFAQRLKGEGLAIGGIGDRRKLNRADNGSNRSLFSMPPGFDTRKQENEVEAEKVHTSADWGGDGLIGLSGIGLGSKQKSFAEIFQDDLGHTAPVARIPSRPASRNAFDENFENVGSAESELAHLRRQLTSADPLRSSASGQAVHNIGPPSSYTYAAAVGASMSRSTTPDPQLVARASSPCLTPIGGGRVGNSEKRNINSPSTFSGITSGVNGSDDLVAALSGMNLSSNHGIDEDNQLASQIEQDVENHQNYLFGLQDGQDHIKQQAYLKKPEPGHLHMPSVKSNGIRSDLKSPSLLSDRQAVLQKSAVPSNNSYLKGSPASTLNGSGSLPAQYQHGDGANASFPNYGLSGYSLNPALANMVPSQLGSGNLPPLFENVAAASAMAVPGMDSRLLGGAFGSGQNISNAASESHNLGRVGSQIAGNALNAPFIDPLYLQYLRTSDYAAAQQAALNDPTMDRNFLGNSYMNLLELQKAYLGALLSPQKSQYVPLGAKSSSSNLHGFYGNTTFGAGMAYPGSPLANAVLPNSPVGPGSPIRHTDLNMRFPSGMRNLAGSVMGPWHLDSGCNIDESFSSSLLEEFKGNKTKCFELSEIAGHVVEFSADQYGSRFIQQKLETATTEEKTMVYEEIMPQALALMTDVFGNYVIQKFFEHGLPSQRRELAGKLFGHVLTLGLQMYGCRVIQKAIEVVDLDQKIKMVQELDGSVMRCVRDQNGNHVIQKCIECVPEENIQFIVTTFFDQVVTLSAHPYGCRVIQRILEHCKDPKTQSKVMDEILGSVSMLAQDQYGNYVVQHVLEHGKPHERSIIIKELAGKIVQMSQQKFASNVVEKCLTFGGPSERQLLVNEMLGSTDENEPLQAMMKDQFANYVVQKVLETCDDQQRELILSRIKVHLNALKKYTYGKHIVARVEKLVAAGERRIAAQSPHPTA, encoded by the exons atGTTATCTGAGTTAGATAGGAGACCAATGATAGGAAGTAGTGAAGGATCATTTGGGGATGATTTAGAGaaagagataggattattgCTCCGTGAACAGCATAGTAGGCAAGATGCTGATGATCTTGAACGCGAGCTGAACTTGTATAGAAGTGGCTCTGCTCCTCCTACCGTGGAGGGTTCACTGAGTGCGGTTGGCGGTTTGTTTGGGGGTGCCACCTCCTCCGCTGGTACTGGTGGTGGTTTTTCAGCCTCCGCCTTTTCAGCTTTTGCTGgagttaaaaatggaaatggatttGCATCTGAGGAAGAACTTAGGTCTGATCCAGCTTATCATTCATACTATTACTCGAATGTGAATCTCAACCCGAGGCTCCCACCTCCTTTGCTTTCAAAGGAGGATTGGAAGTTTGCGCAGAGGTTGAAGGGAGAGGGTTTAGCTATAGGTGGGATTGGAGATAGGAGGAAGTTGAATAGGGCTGATAATGGTAGCAATAGGTCGTTGTTCTCGATGCCGCCTGGGTTTGATACCAGGAAACAAGAGAACGAAGTAGAGGCAGAGAAAGTGCATACCTCTGCAGACTGGGGTGGTGATGGACTGATTGGTTTGTCTGGTATAGGACTTGGAAGCAAACAGAAAAGCTTTGCCGAAATTTTTCAG GATGATTTGGGACACACTGCTCCAGTCGCTAGGATACCATCTCGTCCTGCGAGTCGTAATGCTTTTGATGAGAACTTTGAGAATGTAGGTTCTGCTGAATCTGAGCTCGCTCATTTGCGGCGACAACTTACTTCTGCAGATCCTTTAAGGTCAAGTGCAAGTGGTCAGGCTGTCCATAACATCGGGCCACCTTCTTCATACACCTATGCTGCTGCTGTAGGTGCTTCTATGTCTAGGAGTACCACTCCTGATCCCCAACTCGTAGCTAGGGCTTCTAGTCCTTGCCTGACACCAATTGGTGGAGGGAGAGTTGGCAACTCAGAGAAAAGAAACATAAATAGTCCAAGCACATTTAGTGGCATCACATCTGGTGTCAACGGATCTGATGATCTTGTTGCTGCTTTATCAGGCATGAACTTGTCATCAAATCATGGGATAGATGAAGATAATCAGTTAGCATCACAGATTGAACAAGATGTTGAGAATCACCAGAATTATCTGTTTGGTTTGCAAGATGGTCAGGATCATATCAAACAGCAGGCATACTTGAAGAAACCAGAACCTGGCCATTTACATATGCCTTCAGTTAAGAGTAATGGAATTAGATCGGACCTGAAAAGCCCTTCCTTGCTTTCTGATAGGCAAGCTGTGCTCCAGAAATCTGCTGTTCCCTCAAACAATTCTTACTTGAAAGGATCACCCGCTTCCACACTTAATGGCAGTGGCAGCTTACCTGCTCAATATCAGCATGGTGATGGTGCAAATGCATCATTTCCAAACTATGGGTTAAGTGGTTACTCTTTAAATCCTGCTTTGGCCAATATGGTGCCCAGCCAACTTGGATCTGGGAATTTGCCAccattgtttgaaaatgttgcTGCTGCATCAGCTATGGCAGTCCCTGGAATGGACTCCAGACTGCTTGGGGGAGCTTTTGGTTCTGGACAGAACATTTCAAATGCTGCATCTGAGTCCCATAATCTTGGTAGAGTTGGAAGCCAAATAGCTGGAAATGCTCTGAACGCACCTTTCATTGATCCTTTGTATCTTCAGTATTTAAGGACTTCTGATTATGCTGCAGCACAGCAGGCAGCTCTTAATGACCCCACTATGGATAGAAATTTCCTTGGTAATTCATACATGAACTTGCTTGAGCTTCAAAAAGCTTATCTCGGAGCTCTGCTATCACCTCAAAAATCCCAATATGTTCCATTGGGTGCTAAATCTAGTAGTTCAAATCTCCATGGCTTTTATGGAAATACCACCTTTGGAGCTGGCATGGCTTATCCTGGAAGTCCCTTAGCAAATGCTGTTCTTCCAAATTCTCCAGTTGGACCCGGTAGTCCTATCAGACACACTGACCTGAACATGCGTTTTCCATCTGGGATGAGGAATCTAGCTGGGAGTGTAATGGGACCCTGGCATTTGGATTCAGGATGTAATATTGATGAAAGCTTTTCCTCCTCCCTACTTGAAGAGTTTAAGGGCAATAAGACGAAGTGTTTTGAACTTTCAGAAATTGCTGGTCACGTTGTTGAGTTCAG TGCGGATCAATATGGCAGCAGGTTTATTCAGCAAAAACTTGAAACAGCCACAACTGAAGAGAAAACTATGGTTTATGAGGAAATCATGCCTCAAGCTCTTGCTTTGATGACTGATGTTTTTGGTAATTATGTTATTCAAAAG TTTTTTGAACACGGACTTCCAAGTCAGAGAAGGGAACTTGCTGGCAAGCTTTTTGGTCATGTATTAACTCTTGGTCTGCAAATGTATGGATGTCGGGTGATCCAGAAG GCCATAGAAGTTGTCGATCTGGATCAGAAGATTAAAATGGTTCAAGAGCTTGATGGTAGTGTGATGCGTTGTGTACGTGATCAGAATGGCAACCATGTTATCCAAAAATGCATCGAATGTGTTCCTGaggaaaatatacaatttatagTTACAACATTTTTTGATCAAGTTGTGACCCTTTCTGCTCATCCATATGGGTGCCGAGTGATACAG AGAATATTGGAGCACTGCAAGGACCCAAAAACACAGAGCAAGGTTATGGACGAGATTCTAGGATCTGTTAGCATGTTGGCCCAAGACCAGTATGGCAATTATGTTGTTCAG CATGTACTGGAGCATGGAAAGCCTCATGAGCGCTCAATTATAATTAAGGAGTTAGCTGGAAAGATTGTCCAGATGAGTCAACAGAAGTTTGCCTCTAATGTTGTTGAGAAGTGCTTAACTTTTGGCGGTCCTTCTGAACGTCAGTTATTGGTGAATGAAATGCTTGGTTCTACTGATGAGAATGAACCTCTTCAG GCAATGATGAAAGATCAGTTTGCAAATTATGTTGTTCAGAAAGTACTGGAGACTTGTGATGACCAGCAACGTGAGCTGATCCTTTCTCGAATTAAGGTCCATTTAAATGCATTGAAGAAGTACACTTACGGAAAACATATTGTTGCGCGTGTAGAGAAACTTGTTGCTGCTGGAG aaaGGAGAATTGCTGCTCAATCTCCACACCCTACTGCTTAG